The proteins below are encoded in one region of Balaenoptera acutorostrata chromosome 11, mBalAcu1.1, whole genome shotgun sequence:
- the EID3 gene encoding EP300-interacting inhibitor of differentiation 3, which translates to MAEEKDCLRGDVEMGEEPVVTITGGAYSGKQAAEKEPMKVEAAAGADACSEDLSCGDADIDPSLLELVDEEKCRSIRKQYRQLIYNVQQNRDDIVNTASESLTEALEEANVLFDAVSRTREAALDAQFLVLASDLGKEKAKQLNSDMSLFNQVAFCDFLLIFVGLNWMEDDGRDALSDCDDNIACSFWETVQKEATSWMLQAETFHFIFGSFKSETSARKPRLEHRKKVHRMEENGDMPTKLRKLDLSSNQEATEKEVERILGLLQTYFRKYPDTPVSYFEFVIDPNSFSRTVENIFYVSFIVRDGFARIRLDQDRLPILEPININHVGEGNDSSSHGRKQGVISLSLQDWKNIVATFEISEAMIRNSY; encoded by the coding sequence ATGGCTGAGGAAAAAGATTGCCTGAGGGGAGACGTAGAGATGGGTGAGGAGCCGGTGGTGACCATTACCGGTGGTGCGTACTCTGGGAAGCAGGCGGCGGAGAAGGAGCCGATGAAGGTGGAAGCGGCGGCGGGGGCTGATGCCTGCTCTGAAGACCTTAGCTGTGGGGACGCCGACATCGACCCAAGCCTGCTGGAGCTGGTGGATGAGGAGAAATGCCGGAGTATCCGCAAGCAGTACCGGCAGCTCATCTATAACGTCCAGCAGAACCGTGATGACATAGTGAACACGGCGAGCGAGTCCTTAACCGAGGCTCTCGAAGAAGCCAATGTCCTGTTTGATGCAGTGAGTCGAACGAGAGAAGCGGCCCTCGACGCTCAGTTTCTTGTTTTGGCTTCTGATTTGggtaaagaaaaagcaaagcagcTAAACTCTGACATGAGCCTTTTTAATCAAGTGGCATTTTGTGATTTTCTGCTTATATTTGTGGGTCTAAACTGGATGGAAGATGATGGACGTGATGCGCTGAGTGACTGTGATGATAATATAGCTTGCTCTTTTTGGGAGACCGTACAAAAGGAAGCAACGTCGTGGATGCTGCAAGCTGAAACATTCCACTTTATTTTCGGTTCGTTCAAATCAGAGACTTCCGCGCGGAAGCCCCGACTTGAGCACCGGAAAAAAgttcacagaatggaagaaaacggGGATATGCCTACAAAGCTGAGGAAGCTGGACCTGAGTAGTAATCAAGAAGCGACtgaaaaagaagtagaaagaatCTTGGGATTGTTGCAAACGTACTTTCGAAAGTATCCTGATACTCCCGTGTCCTATTTTGAGTTTGTGATTGACCCAAACTCTTTCTCTCGTACCGTGgagaatatattttatgtttctttcattGTAAGGGATGGTTTTGCAAGAATAAGGCTTGACCAAGACAGGCTGCCAATATTGGAGCCCATTAATATTAACCATGTGGGTGAGGGGAATGATTCCAGTTCCCATGGCAGGAAACAAGGAGTTATATCTTTGAGTTTACAGGACTGGAAAAATATTGTGGCAACATTTGAAATTTCAGAGGCCATGATCAGAAACTCGTACTAA